In a single window of the Mustela nigripes isolate SB6536 chromosome 17, MUSNIG.SB6536, whole genome shotgun sequence genome:
- the ENKD1 gene encoding enkurin domain-containing protein 1 isoform X1 translates to MRSPAGLGAPLQGSNGGMCEGPSRISGPIPPDPTVCPDYYRRPASAQGRLEGNALKLDLLTSDLDLEATPSRGPRIGPGAREILERGRRGVGGVLLQLGGISLRPGASPKRKDPKDHEKENLKRIREIQRRFQEQERTREQGQPRPLKALWRSPKYDKVESRVKAQLQEPSPASGTAPAHFLRAHSRCGPGLPPPRVPSPQLTPPGPSAKGPGLGVDFISHNARTAKRAPRRHSRSLQVLAQVLEQQRQAQEHYNTTQKGHVPHYLLERRDLWRREAEARQQSQPDPAMPPGHTRMPENQRLETLSNLLQSQSQLLRELVLLPAGADSLRAQGHRAELDRKLVQVEEAIKIFSRPKVFVKMDA, encoded by the exons ATGCGCAGCCCAGCAGGCCTCGGTGCACCATTGCAGGGCAGCAACGGCGGCATGTGCGAGGGCCCGTCCCGCATCTCGGGGCCCATACCCCCAGACCCTACAGTCTGCCCTGACTACTACCGCCGGCCGGCCTCTG CCCAAGGACGCCTTGAGGGAAATGCGCTGAAGCTGGACCTGCTGACTTCGGACCTCGACTTGGAAGCCACCCCTTCGCGCGGCCCCCGCATAGGTCCTGGAGCCAGAGAGATCCTGGAGCGCGGCCGGCGTGGCGTCGGGGGAGTGCTGTTGCAACTCGGGGGCATCTCCCTACGTCCAGGGGCCTCTCCAAAGA GGAAGGACCCTAAAGACCATGAGAAGGAGAACCTGAAGCGGATCAGGGAGATCCAGAGGCGCTTCCAGGAGCAGGAGCGCACCCGGGAGCAGGGGCAGCCCAGGCCCCTGAAGGCTCTGTGGCGCTCGCCCAAATATGACAAAGTGGAGTCCCGGGTCAAGGCCCAGCTACAG gagcccagccctgcctctggaaCAGCGCCTGCCCACTTCCTGCGGGCACACTCCCGCTGCGGCCCTGGGCTGCCACCACCCCGTGTCCCCAGTCCTCAGCTAACCCCACCAGGCCCCAGTGCTAAG GGGCCAGGCCTGGGTGTGGACTTCATTAGCCACAATGCCCGCACTGCCAAGAGGGCCCCCCGGAGGCATTCCCGCTCACTGCAGGTCCTGGCACAAGTGCTGGAGCAGCAGCGGCAAGCCCAGGAGCACTACAACACCACGCAGAAGGGCCATGTGCCTCATTA CTTGTTGGAACGCAGGGATCTGTGGCGGCGGGAGGCCGAGGCCCGTCAGCAGAGCCAGCCGGACCCTGCCATGCCCCCAGGCCACACTCGCATGCCTGAGAATCAGCGGCTGGAGACCCTGAGCAATCTGCTCCAGA GCCAGAGCCAGTTGCTACGTGAGCTGGTGCTGCTGCCTGCCGGCGCAGATTCACTCAGGGCCCAGGGCCACCGTGCGGAGCTGGACCGGAAGCTGGTGCAGGTAGAGGAAGCCATCAAGATCTTTTCCCGCCCCAAGGTCTTCGTGAAGATGGATGCCTGA
- the ENKD1 gene encoding enkurin domain-containing protein 1 isoform X2, producing MCEGPSRISGPIPPDPTVCPDYYRRPASAQGRLEGNALKLDLLTSDLDLEATPSRGPRIGPGAREILERGRRGVGGVLLQLGGISLRPGASPKRKDPKDHEKENLKRIREIQRRFQEQERTREQGQPRPLKALWRSPKYDKVESRVKAQLQEPSPASGTAPAHFLRAHSRCGPGLPPPRVPSPQLTPPGPSAKGPGLGVDFISHNARTAKRAPRRHSRSLQVLAQVLEQQRQAQEHYNTTQKGHVPHYLLERRDLWRREAEARQQSQPDPAMPPGHTRMPENQRLETLSNLLQSQSQLLRELVLLPAGADSLRAQGHRAELDRKLVQVEEAIKIFSRPKVFVKMDA from the exons ATGTGCGAGGGCCCGTCCCGCATCTCGGGGCCCATACCCCCAGACCCTACAGTCTGCCCTGACTACTACCGCCGGCCGGCCTCTG CCCAAGGACGCCTTGAGGGAAATGCGCTGAAGCTGGACCTGCTGACTTCGGACCTCGACTTGGAAGCCACCCCTTCGCGCGGCCCCCGCATAGGTCCTGGAGCCAGAGAGATCCTGGAGCGCGGCCGGCGTGGCGTCGGGGGAGTGCTGTTGCAACTCGGGGGCATCTCCCTACGTCCAGGGGCCTCTCCAAAGA GGAAGGACCCTAAAGACCATGAGAAGGAGAACCTGAAGCGGATCAGGGAGATCCAGAGGCGCTTCCAGGAGCAGGAGCGCACCCGGGAGCAGGGGCAGCCCAGGCCCCTGAAGGCTCTGTGGCGCTCGCCCAAATATGACAAAGTGGAGTCCCGGGTCAAGGCCCAGCTACAG gagcccagccctgcctctggaaCAGCGCCTGCCCACTTCCTGCGGGCACACTCCCGCTGCGGCCCTGGGCTGCCACCACCCCGTGTCCCCAGTCCTCAGCTAACCCCACCAGGCCCCAGTGCTAAG GGGCCAGGCCTGGGTGTGGACTTCATTAGCCACAATGCCCGCACTGCCAAGAGGGCCCCCCGGAGGCATTCCCGCTCACTGCAGGTCCTGGCACAAGTGCTGGAGCAGCAGCGGCAAGCCCAGGAGCACTACAACACCACGCAGAAGGGCCATGTGCCTCATTA CTTGTTGGAACGCAGGGATCTGTGGCGGCGGGAGGCCGAGGCCCGTCAGCAGAGCCAGCCGGACCCTGCCATGCCCCCAGGCCACACTCGCATGCCTGAGAATCAGCGGCTGGAGACCCTGAGCAATCTGCTCCAGA GCCAGAGCCAGTTGCTACGTGAGCTGGTGCTGCTGCCTGCCGGCGCAGATTCACTCAGGGCCCAGGGCCACCGTGCGGAGCTGGACCGGAAGCTGGTGCAGGTAGAGGAAGCCATCAAGATCTTTTCCCGCCCCAAGGTCTTCGTGAAGATGGATGCCTGA
- the C17H16orf86 gene encoding uncharacterized protein C16orf86 homolog isoform X1, protein MASAVAERQPGAQEKAAAGPAHLAESSSGGHAQGFECPVMADPCLVPAYEACRTVGEDKCPTGPVSEPEVQEEQLKLEEERLKLEVESLEERGPRPTASIVKASHGPKRKPVNLPGPSHQAHPRAEAEMPHGLPLQKEESESSQSEPLPSAKQHRKAKKRKSLGTPVLPALASTVSAPSETLGLERKAQRLRPLYQYINYCNPELNQAGEGDREAEAEMETELELALVPEEAGVEQLQALLPVAGELASGLTLPCPNTLVSSTHALGPLGEEVGEEPGCQGVSSHLKAEVDKSTQVDIDKILSVCATPLVPPLSPQYK, encoded by the exons ATGGCCTCAGCAGTGGCCGAGAGACAGCCAGGGGCCCAGGAGAAGGCAGCCGCGGGGCCGGCACACCTCGCGGAGTCGTCGTCTGGTGGCCACGCTCAAGGCTTTGAG TGTCCAGTGATGGCCGACCCGTGCCTGGTACCAGCCTATGAGGCCTGCCGGACGGTGGGTGAAGACAAGTGCCCAACAGGACCAGTCTCAGAGCCAGAGGTCCAGGAGGAACAACTCAAGCTGGAGGAAGAGAGGCTTAAGCTAGAGGTGGAGTCACTAGAGGAGAGAGGTCCCAGGCCTACAGCCTCCATTGTGAAGGCCAGTCATGGTCCGAAGAGGAAGCCGGTCAA cctcccagggccTAGTCACCAAGCCCATCCTAGGGCTGAAGCAGAGATGCCACACGGGCTGCCACTGCAGAAGGAGGAATCGGAGAGTAGCCAGAGTGAGCCCTTACCATCTGCCAAACAGCACAGAAAAGCCAAGAAGCGCAAGAGTCTGGGGACTCCAGTGCTTCCAGCTCTGGCCAGCACGGTGTCTGCACCTTCAGAGACCTTGGGGCTGGAGC GAAAGGCCCAGCGCCTGCGGCCCCTGTACCAGTACATCAACTATTGCAATCCGGAGCTGAatcaggcaggggagggggacagggaggctgaggcagagatGGAGACGGAGTTGGAACTGGCCCTGGTGCCCGAGGAAGCAGGTGTGGAGCAACTGCAGGCCTTGCTGCCTGTGGCAGGTGAGCTGGCCTCGGGCCTCACTTTGCCTTGTCCCAATACATTGGTGTCCTCCACCCATGCTCTGGGTCCCctgggagaggaggtgggagaggagccTGGGTGTCAGGGGGTCAGCAGCCACCTCAAGGCTGAGGTGGATAAGTCAACCCAGGTGGACATTGACAAGATACTGAGTGTTTGCGCCACCCCACTCGTACCTCCACTCTCTCCTCAGTACAAGTGA
- the C17H16orf86 gene encoding uncharacterized protein C16orf86 homolog isoform X2, whose amino-acid sequence MADPCLVPAYEACRTVGEDKCPTGPVSEPEVQEEQLKLEEERLKLEVESLEERGPRPTASIVKASHGPKRKPVNLPGPSHQAHPRAEAEMPHGLPLQKEESESSQSEPLPSAKQHRKAKKRKSLGTPVLPALASTVSAPSETLGLERKAQRLRPLYQYINYCNPELNQAGEGDREAEAEMETELELALVPEEAGVEQLQALLPVAGELASGLTLPCPNTLVSSTHALGPLGEEVGEEPGCQGVSSHLKAEVDKSTQVDIDKILSVCATPLVPPLSPQYK is encoded by the exons ATGGCCGACCCGTGCCTGGTACCAGCCTATGAGGCCTGCCGGACGGTGGGTGAAGACAAGTGCCCAACAGGACCAGTCTCAGAGCCAGAGGTCCAGGAGGAACAACTCAAGCTGGAGGAAGAGAGGCTTAAGCTAGAGGTGGAGTCACTAGAGGAGAGAGGTCCCAGGCCTACAGCCTCCATTGTGAAGGCCAGTCATGGTCCGAAGAGGAAGCCGGTCAA cctcccagggccTAGTCACCAAGCCCATCCTAGGGCTGAAGCAGAGATGCCACACGGGCTGCCACTGCAGAAGGAGGAATCGGAGAGTAGCCAGAGTGAGCCCTTACCATCTGCCAAACAGCACAGAAAAGCCAAGAAGCGCAAGAGTCTGGGGACTCCAGTGCTTCCAGCTCTGGCCAGCACGGTGTCTGCACCTTCAGAGACCTTGGGGCTGGAGC GAAAGGCCCAGCGCCTGCGGCCCCTGTACCAGTACATCAACTATTGCAATCCGGAGCTGAatcaggcaggggagggggacagggaggctgaggcagagatGGAGACGGAGTTGGAACTGGCCCTGGTGCCCGAGGAAGCAGGTGTGGAGCAACTGCAGGCCTTGCTGCCTGTGGCAGGTGAGCTGGCCTCGGGCCTCACTTTGCCTTGTCCCAATACATTGGTGTCCTCCACCCATGCTCTGGGTCCCctgggagaggaggtgggagaggagccTGGGTGTCAGGGGGTCAGCAGCCACCTCAAGGCTGAGGTGGATAAGTCAACCCAGGTGGACATTGACAAGATACTGAGTGTTTGCGCCACCCCACTCGTACCTCCACTCTCTCCTCAGTACAAGTGA